CCCCAAAAGCCGGTCTGTTTCAAAACCGTTTTTACTTTCCATCTGCAAGAGAAGCTCTTTCTTCACCGCCGTTGAAACTTTCGCGCCCGTGACCTTTTGCTCCTGCTTCACCGCGACTGAAAGTTTCGCCAATTGGGTCAGATTGATCTTTCCCTCTTGAATCTTCTCTGCCGTCCCCGGAATTTCTTTAATTAAACGCGCTGCTGATATTCTTCTCTGCGCTGAGCCCTCGGAATATTTCTGCCCCTGCACCAAATAATCAAACAGACTCGAAAATCCAAGCTCGGCATAAGCCCTGTCGGAGTCCATCCGCTGAATGCACAAAAGCACCTCGTGCGTGATTTTTCTTTCAGTTTTCACCAAATATGTGAGTTGATTGTGCAGTTCCAATGGCGTCATGAGAGCCTCCTGTCTTTCGCTTTCATCAAAGACAAAAAGAATCTACCACGGGTTTTAAAACCGATTTTTCAGCGATTTTGCCGGCTTGATTTCACTCAAAGACCTTCGCACAGAATAAAATATAAAAGCTATAAGCGCCTCAATTAGAAGTCTTCTCACGCTTTTTGAGAAGGACCTCATCCCCTCTGATAAAACGCCAGGATCGCGATCGTAATCACCGCATTTTCCTGTCAAACATAAAATCAATATTTTTCCTACGTTTGCTTTTTGAAACAGACCGCGAGCAAAGAAAATAGACCCAACCCTATACAAAACGCGAGTCCTCCTACCGCCGCAGGGGCGGTGCGCGGGTCGCGATCGTGACAAATAAAAATCCTGGTCCAATGATAAAAATCACTTCATTAGAATCCGAAGTCCCAGTACTCTTTAATCTAAAGTTCATTTTGTCGAAGGATCTACGATATGAAAGTTTACGTTTTTAAATCACTGCCGCCCTTCCTTTGGGGTTACACGCGGGACCTCCGCGTAATGTGGACCCTGGAAGAGTGCGGAATTTCGTATGAAACCATCGGTCTCGACTGCGGACCCAATGGTCTTCAAGATGACACGGCCTATGGGATGGTGAATCCTTTCAAGCAGGTTCCGACAATCGACGATAATGGGTATATACTGACTGAATCCGGCGCGATCCTGCTTTACCTCGCTGAAAAGTCCGGCAAACTGATTCCTAAAGACCTGCAGGCCCGTGCGCAGGTCTATCGCTGGCTGATTACTTCGCTCAATAATATTGAGCCCTTCACTCTGCCGATTCTTTTCGCCGATCTTCAAGGCGACTCGAATCCTCATTTGAAAGCATTGCGCCCTTGGCATATTGATATTTTGGCGCGCTTCTTCCCGACGATTGATGACATGCTAAAAAATCAGCCATTTCTTACTGGCAATGAGTTCACGGTCGCTGATATTATTTTTACCGGCGTGCTGCGCGAAATTCGCAAGAATGAAGTTCTTAGCAAGTATCCAAACATTCAGAAATTCCGCGAGCGCTGCGAAGCACGTCCTGCCTTCGTAAAAGTTGTCAACGCTTACGAAGATCGCCTGGGTATCGCACGCGGAAGTGCGCGATAGCTGTCTAGTTCATAGACACCGATTTGTTTCCAAGACACTCGGAGGCATGACGGCCTTTTATGCAGAAAATATAGTGGCTGCGCCGTGCTCACTCGTGCTCTTATTTAGAGCAAAAAATGCGGGGTCTGGAAACAGATTCACTCTGATCCTAAAGCCCTTTCGTTACTAGAGGCATTGCTGTAAAAATCTTTGGACAATCATAGACGATAACCAAGGAGATCTTATGCAAATTAAAAATTCAGCATTCATGTTTCTATCTGTAAGTCTGATGACACTTTCAAGCTTTGCGAAAGCCCCGCCCTGCGTGCAGTGGTTTGGCACTTGCGTGAAGTCAAAAGTACGCGATGTATATTCTGTGGATGGGGATATTGGAAAAATATCTGTTACTAAAGCAGCCGTGCAATATGAGCTTCTTGAACAAGATGGCGGCGTTTCTCAACACCAAATTGCTGCTGAGGTAAACACTTATGTCGGCGTGCCAGCATTCATTGGCAACCTCAAAGAAAGACGCTCATTGTCCAGCGCTTGCAAGCAGATACTTGCAGAACTTGATTCACGTCGCTGTGAGTAATTCAAAAGCCCGGTTCATCACCGGGCTTTTTATTTTCAACTAAGAAAAATTCTTACTGATAGCTGATTCTGTACAAATCAAATTGAGAGTGATCTGTGTGGCTCTCGATTGTGCAAGGCGTGCACTCGTAGTTGCTTGAGCGGCACTCAGGCATGCTGTTGCGTTGCCAGTCACATTTTTGCTTCGCCACTGCCGTCTTCTTATCATAGAAGTGATAAGTCTGGATAAAGTCGCGCACTGGAGCTCCACCGTGGCCAGGGCCTGGATTCCAACCGCCACCGCCTCCTGGAGGACGACCCGGGCCCGGACGACCTGGACCTGGGTTCCAGCCACCACCGCCACCAACCAACTGGTAAACGATGTAGCTTGAGTGATCCGAGTGTTTGATTTCAGAGCACGGACTGCATTGATAGTTTTGGTCATTGCAACGACGATCTGCCAAGCGCGCATTTTGACAATTTCTAATAGCTATAGCTGTTTCACCATCCGTGAAATGAACTTCATCAACTTGTTGCCAACTTGCTTGCGGCTGCGCTCCGCCCCACTGCCCGCCACCGCGGCCATCATTGATTCCACCCCATACTTGGGCATAAGCGCTCCCAGCAAATGCAAGTGTTGCAGTTACGGAAACTACTTTTACTAAATTCTTCAAAACGTTCATGGTGTTTTCTCCTTGTTTTGTGTTTATGCTTCTTCAATAAAGCAATGAGCGGGCCAAGTGTTTCAGAGTCACAATGACTCTTCCGAAACGGAACACTCAAAGATTTTTTTGGAAATTGGTCGGAGTTTTGCAAGCACCTTCGACAACACAGAGAAATCAGAAAGTTTCTATCTGAGAGCCAAGGAGCAACGATGAAGAATTTTATTTCAAATGTGACTGTATTTTCACTGCTAAGTTTCACAATGATAAGTGCGAACGCGCTCGGGATGAGCCGCAACATCGGTGAACTTGCAAATTACTCGAAAGTGGACGAAGTGATACTGCTCCCGGAAATTGGTGGGAATCTTTCAGGTATTACGTACAACTATGACACCGGCACCTACTTTATGGTGCAAAATAATTACGGGAAACTTTTTGAATACGATCGCAGTTTAAAAAAGCAATTGCGCGTTATTGAAATGAAAAACCTGAAGGACGATGACACGGAAGGAATTTTTTATTTAGGCCGCGATCGTTTCGCGATCAGTTCCGAAGACAATCACATTCACATCTTCACGATTCGTCCCGGCGACACCGTGCTTGATCTCAACTCTGCCCGCGAAGACGTCCAAGACTTTACTCTGCCTCCGCCCAGCAAAAAAAATAAAGGCCTTGAAGGCGTCTGTCTTGCGCCGTCAAAAAATGGCGGTCGCGGAACTTTCTATACCGTCCAAGAAGCAAGCCCAAAGAAGGTCTACACCTTCGAGTTTCCAGCAAGTGATGCCGACGTGACCTCGCCGAAAGTTCTTGGCGTGAAAGAACTCTTCAACGCCGACAAAGCTTTGTTCTTAAAAATGAGTGACCTCTCTGACTGCACCTTTGACACAGAGTCAGATCATTTGTTTTTGCTGAGCCACGAATCATCCAAGGTGATGGAATTTAGCCGCACCGGTGAAGAGATCGGATCTTTGAAACTGCCAACGGTGGCACCTCAATACGAGGGGATCACGTTTGGTCCGGATCGCGAGCTGATCTTAGTGAGCGAACCTAATTCCGTTGTGATTATGAAAAAGAACCACTAGTCGCACATCGCCGGCGCCAAAGACGCCGGCGGCTCTTCATGGACTATTGGAAATCGATCGAATGGTCCCAGCGTGGATCGCCGTTTGCGATATAGGCGTTTGGATCGCCTTCCCAGAAAAAGCCCTTAAAGTAAGTCGACATTTGTTTTCTGAGACGCTCGCGGGAAGAAAGATTGTCCGGCGTCCAGGCAAAGCGAGAAAAGCTCTCTTCCTGAGTGACGAAATTACCTAAATAGAAAATCGCATCCATGCCATGGACCGCACCGAAAACTTCGCGCCATGGGGACGGAGTCTCTTTCCATTTAAAGGTGTAGTAGTAGACATTATTGCGAGTCAGGCTCATCCACAGATAGCCATTATGTAGAGTCAACCACAGGCTTTCGCTGCCCGCTGTCGTTGCCGCTTTAAACTCGGTGTAACTGGTGTTGATGAGATCGTCGACTTTCAAATCCAGATTGCGTGAGTTCTGAATCATCTCCCAGAGTTGCTTCTCATCGGGTTTTAGCATCTTACCGCCAACCAGATATGTTCCCTCGTCATCAGTTGAGCCCATCATCAGCGGCACCTGGTTGTAAGCGCCAAAGACAACGCCCTCAAGACCATTTGGCAAAACATATCCATCAGCGATGTGCTGATAAGGAACCATGTAATCCTGCGCTTCAACCAGTTCACTTGCCGTGCGCTCGTACATGAACTTGCGAATCCAAGTGTCGGTTTGTTTGCCTAAAAAATCACTCGCCGCACTTTTATCTGCTGCAAGCCCCGCGTTCACCACTAATTGCGCCATGAAATCCGCTGAGCGCTGCTCGGCAATGACCTTAGGATACGCATTCGGAAGACCCGCAGAACAAACCGCTTTATGAAACAGATTATTCGCCAGAGGCGACTGCATCAGCCCCCACACGTTCATGCAACCCGCACTGTGCCCCATGATGGTGACATTCTTCGGGTCGCCACCGAATTGAGATATATTCTTCTTCACCCACTCAAGCCCCTGAATCAGATCCAGCGTCGTAAAGTTGCCGGAGCGATCACCTTTACTACCAACTTTTTGAAAAGCCGGATGTGTGAAGGCTCCAAAAAGTCCCATGCGATAATTGAGGCTTACAAAAATCACATCGTCATGAGCCGCCATGAATGCGCCGTCATACATTGGATCGCGAGAAGTGCCTTTAAAATTTGATCCGCCATGAATCCAGAACACCACCGGGCGCTTGTAAGACTGATCTTGCGGAGCCCAAACATTCAGATAAAGACAATCCTCATCACCGACCGGCTGACCAAACTGACTCGAAGGCACGTTGGCAAAGAAGTTGCCTTTTTGCATGCAGGCTGGCTTTAACTGATGAGCATTCAGCACTCCTGGCCATGGCTGAGGGTCGCGCGGAGCTTTCCAGCGCAGTGGCCCCACCGGAGGAGCCGCATAAGGAATACCCAAAAACTGCGTTGTTTGATATTTACCTGCTGAGCCTGAGACATCACCAAAAACGGTCGAGCGCACGTCTAGAGCCAAAGCATGAAGAGATAAAAATAAAACAATCGCAAGAAGACTGATGTGTGTTCTCATACCCCCAGTCATACCAAGCGAAGGACCGAAGTGGTCAAAGAAAAAGCAGCTTTATCGGGATTCTTTCATCCCGCCATAGACTTTCTCATCATATTTTTGGGAGCATCAACGCGTGATTTTGTGGAAAAACTGTGATTAAGTCTTTAAACACGAAGGAGTTCTTTAATGGCAAAGACGTCGACAAAAGAAAAACCAAAGGTAAAGATCCAACCCCGCTGCAGTTGGGCTGGAACGGATCCTCTCTACGTGAAGTATCACGATACGGAATGGGGCGTGCCCGTTCACGACGATCAAAAGCTTTTTGAGTTCCTGGTCCTGGAGTCGGCGCAAGCAGGTCTTAGCTGGATAACAATTTTAAGAAAGCGAGAAAACTATCGCAAAGCCTTCGCCGGCTTTGATCCAAAGAAAGTCGCACGCTTCAACGAAAAGAAAATTGCGGCCTTGCTACAGAACGAAGGCATCATCCGCAACAATCTCAAAATCCGCGCGGCAATTAACAACGCCCAAAGATTTTTAGAAATCCAAAAAGAATTCGGCAGTTTTGCAAAATACATGTGGGCCTTTGTTGATCACAAGCCAATCCAGAATAAAAGGAAACCCGGCACGATCCCGGCGACCACAGAGATCTCAGATGCCCTTGCAAAAGACATGAAAAAACGTGGTTTTAAATTCTTGGGTTCTACGGTCCTCTACGCACATATGCAAGCAGTCGGCATGGTGAATGATCACGTCACTTCTTGCCTTTGTTATAAGAAACTAAGTTAGAACTTTTTCGATCGAGGCAAACAAAACCGATTTCTTAATCGGCTTTGTCAGAAAAGACACTTTCGGTAACGAGAGCGCCTTTTCCGCCGTGGTATCCAACGCATCGGCTGTCACTAACAAAATGGGCTTTGATGGCAGATGATTTTGCTGCTCGTACTCACGCACTTTTTCGACGACCTCAAAGCCATCCATCACCGGCATTCGCAAATCCAGCACTAAAAGATCCGAGGGCTTATTGAGATATAAATCCCAAGCTTCTTTTCCATTCATCGCAAATTCGATATGCCAAGGGGTTTTCTCAAAGTACGCCATGTAAAGTTCTTTATTGCCGATATCATCGTCAGCCACGATCAAAGAAATCGGCTTCTGCATGAATCCCGCAGGCACCACCGGTTTCGCCACCGCCGCTGCAGAAATCCCGCCGGCCTCTGGCGCTACAGCAGAAGCAGTGGTTTCTTTTTTATCGCCGCGCTTTTTCGGCCGGTTTGTAAATCCGATAGCACCAAGAACGTCACTCACCAAGAGCGGTGAATTATCAATAATGGAAATCTGCGGGTCCGCGGCTGCGTCTAAGAGACTTTTTCTGTGCCCGGCAATGATCACGCGTCCGACTTTGGCATCATGTTTAACCAATGTCATCGAGAAGCCTTCAAGAGTTGCGTCCACTAAAATCCAGCGGGGCTCCTTTTGTGGATGAGTCTTGATGTAATTTTTCGCTTCTTCAGGAGCAACATAGTTTAAATGAATTTGCGGATGGCCAGAAAGAAGATTTAAAGACTCCCGCCAAGCGCTGTTATTAGAAATCACCATCAGCTCCACCGGCAGATCGTCCGCCGGCTTAAAGACCGGAAGCCATGCCGCAGATTCAAGACTTTCAACATCAAGATCCACAGTAAAGTTAGAACCTTTTTTCGCTTTCGATTGCACTGTCAGACGTCCGCCAAGTTTACGCACAAGCTCTTTGACGATCGCAAGGCCTAACCCAACACCACCTTCAGAAAGTACATAGGATCCTTCCACTTGAAAAAAGGCATCAAAGACTTTCCCGAGTTTATCTTCCGGAATCCCGACGCCGGTATCTTCAACTTCAAAGCGCAATGTTGTGCGCGAGCCGGCTCCCCCCATGCGCGAGACACGGAAAGTAATATTTCCTTCGTTGGTGTACTTGCAGGCATTCCGCAAAAGGTTCATCAGAATCTGGCGCAAACGACTTGGGTCACACTGAATGCTCGATGGCAAATCCGCTGCAAAGTTCGTATAAAAACGCAGATTCTTCTTCATGATATCCTGACCGGCAATTCTGGCAGTTTCGTCCAAGAACTGGATCAGATTGAACTTCTTAAGATGAATTTGCAGATCATTACTGTCAGCCTTGGCAAGATCCAGTAGGTCCTCAATCATCGACAGCAAATGATTCCCCGAAGCACGCATACTTCTTAGGTATTCAGTGATTTTCTTGTCTTTGTCCTCTTCCTCACAAAGATCGATCATCCCCAGAATTAAATTCAATGGCGTGCGAATCTCGTGAGAAATATTTCCTAAAAAGCGTGTTTTCCCAAGTAAGACCTCTTGTAGTTCGTGATGGGCCTTTTCAAGATCCGTCGTTTTTTCAATAACGAGTTTCGTCACTAAACTAGTTTGCCGAACCAGAACCAAGAACAAATATGAAATCAGCAAGGTGATAAAGAAACTCATCAAACCCGCAATCAACGACGGAGACAACTCACGCTTTGGTTCTTTGAAGTTAAAAGCAAAATTCAGCTTCATCCCCGATTGCGGCAAGCCTTCGACATAAAGATAGTGGTGATAGCCTTCGCCCACTCCCGCCGCACTTGCCGCCGTCCCCGGCTTCACGACTTTATGTCCCCCACTTTGCGCTTCCACCCGCCACGTGTTGCCGGTTTCAGAATCGGTAATATCGAGGCTTTCTCCAGGGCGAAGATCGGTCTTAGCAAACACGCCCGAGAGCGGAGCCGTAAAGATATAAAAAATATCTTTATTGCCTCGCGAACGCATAATAAAAGAAACGCGCGGCACTTCGGAGTAATTATGCAAAACGGCTTTTTGCATAGAATTGCCATCCATCATGCGCTTGACGGCATCTTTCACAATCTCT
The sequence above is drawn from the Bdellovibrionales bacterium genome and encodes:
- a CDS encoding glutathione S-transferase family protein — its product is MKVYVFKSLPPFLWGYTRDLRVMWTLEECGISYETIGLDCGPNGLQDDTAYGMVNPFKQVPTIDDNGYILTESGAILLYLAEKSGKLIPKDLQARAQVYRWLITSLNNIEPFTLPILFADLQGDSNPHLKALRPWHIDILARFFPTIDDMLKNQPFLTGNEFTVADIIFTGVLREIRKNEVLSKYPNIQKFRERCEARPAFVKVVNAYEDRLGIARGSAR
- a CDS encoding SdiA-regulated domain-containing protein — its product is MGGNLSGITYNYDTGTYFMVQNNYGKLFEYDRSLKKQLRVIEMKNLKDDDTEGIFYLGRDRFAISSEDNHIHIFTIRPGDTVLDLNSAREDVQDFTLPPPSKKNKGLEGVCLAPSKNGGRGTFYTVQEASPKKVYTFEFPASDADVTSPKVLGVKELFNADKALFLKMSDLSDCTFDTESDHLFLLSHESSKVMEFSRTGEEIGSLKLPTVAPQYEGITFGPDRELILVSEPNSVVIMKKNH
- a CDS encoding carboxylesterase family protein produces the protein MRTHISLLAIVLFLSLHALALDVRSTVFGDVSGSAGKYQTTQFLGIPYAAPPVGPLRWKAPRDPQPWPGVLNAHQLKPACMQKGNFFANVPSSQFGQPVGDEDCLYLNVWAPQDQSYKRPVVFWIHGGSNFKGTSRDPMYDGAFMAAHDDVIFVSLNYRMGLFGAFTHPAFQKVGSKGDRSGNFTTLDLIQGLEWVKKNISQFGGDPKNVTIMGHSAGCMNVWGLMQSPLANNLFHKAVCSAGLPNAYPKVIAEQRSADFMAQLVVNAGLAADKSAASDFLGKQTDTWIRKFMYERTASELVEAQDYMVPYQHIADGYVLPNGLEGVVFGAYNQVPLMMGSTDDEGTYLVGGKMLKPDEKQLWEMIQNSRNLDLKVDDLINTSYTEFKAATTAGSESLWLTLHNGYLWMSLTRNNVYYYTFKWKETPSPWREVFGAVHGMDAIFYLGNFVTQEESFSRFAWTPDNLSSRERLRKQMSTYFKGFFWEGDPNAYIANGDPRWDHSIDFQ
- a CDS encoding DNA-3-methyladenine glycosylase I — protein: MAKTSTKEKPKVKIQPRCSWAGTDPLYVKYHDTEWGVPVHDDQKLFEFLVLESAQAGLSWITILRKRENYRKAFAGFDPKKVARFNEKKIAALLQNEGIIRNNLKIRAAINNAQRFLEIQKEFGSFAKYMWAFVDHKPIQNKRKPGTIPATTEISDALAKDMKKRGFKFLGSTVLYAHMQAVGMVNDHVTSCLCYKKLS
- a CDS encoding response regulator, translating into MVLWIPMLALICGTAISVYVYDNLREREQQILKTDSIQRYKEMINQLDLLFSNSILRIQSYEDYLGSRPRAYKADAMFMRQALEYTIFQRFTIFEYTHRNEKGSNYPEMRLLVRLDTKDSVLDPLPSSYKTIRSEIVKDAVKRMMDGNSMQKAVLHNYSEVPRVSFIMRSRGNKDIFYIFTAPLSGVFAKTDLRPGESLDITDSETGNTWRVEAQSGGHKVVKPGTAASAAGVGEGYHHYLYVEGLPQSGMKLNFAFNFKEPKRELSPSLIAGLMSFFITLLISYLFLVLVRQTSLVTKLVIEKTTDLEKAHHELQEVLLGKTRFLGNISHEIRTPLNLILGMIDLCEEEDKDKKITEYLRSMRASGNHLLSMIEDLLDLAKADSNDLQIHLKKFNLIQFLDETARIAGQDIMKKNLRFYTNFAADLPSSIQCDPSRLRQILMNLLRNACKYTNEGNITFRVSRMGGAGSRTTLRFEVEDTGVGIPEDKLGKVFDAFFQVEGSYVLSEGGVGLGLAIVKELVRKLGGRLTVQSKAKKGSNFTVDLDVESLESAAWLPVFKPADDLPVELMVISNNSAWRESLNLLSGHPQIHLNYVAPEEAKNYIKTHPQKEPRWILVDATLEGFSMTLVKHDAKVGRVIIAGHRKSLLDAAADPQISIIDNSPLLVSDVLGAIGFTNRPKKRGDKKETTASAVAPEAGGISAAAVAKPVVPAGFMQKPISLIVADDDIGNKELYMAYFEKTPWHIEFAMNGKEAWDLYLNKPSDLLVLDLRMPVMDGFEVVEKVREYEQQNHLPSKPILLVTADALDTTAEKALSLPKVSFLTKPIKKSVLFASIEKVLT